A window from Citrus sinensis cultivar Valencia sweet orange chromosome 3, DVS_A1.0, whole genome shotgun sequence encodes these proteins:
- the LOC102627611 gene encoding homeobox-leucine zipper protein ANTHOCYANINLESS 2 isoform X2: MSFGGFLENNISTSSGGGGARIVADISYTNNDNNNNNNMPTTTTLAHPRLLSSTPQPLSKSMFNSPGLSLALQPNIDNQGGGDLQLQRMGESFEGIIGRRSREDLLEHESRSGSDNMDGASGDDLDAADNPPRKKRYHRHTPQQIQELESLFKECPHPDEKQRLELSKRLCLETRQVKFWFQNRRTQMKTQLERHENSLLRQENDKLRAENMSIRDAMRNPICTNCGGPAIIGDISLEEQHLRIENARLKDELDRVCALAGKFLGRPVSSMGPPPMPNSSLELGVGTINGFGGLSSTVTTTLPADFGTGISNALPVVMPPNRSGPGVTGLDRSIERSMFLELALAAMDELVKMAQTDEPLWIRSFEGSGRQVLNHEEYLRTFTPCIGLKPNGFVTEASRETGMVIINSLALVETLMDPNRWAEMFPCMIARTATTDVISSGMGGTRNGALQLMHAELQVLSPLVPVREVNFLRFCKQHAEGVWAVVDVSIDTIRETSGAPAFVNCRRLPSGCVVQDMPNGYSKVTWVEHAEYDESQVHQLYKPLIISGMGFGAQRWVATLQRQCECLAILMSTSVSARDHTAITAGGRRSMLKLAQRMTDNFCAGVCASTVHKWNKLNAGNVDEDVRVMTRKSVDDPGEPPGIVLSAATSVWLPVSPQRLFNFLRDERLRSEWDILSNGGPMQEMAHIAKGQDHGNCVSLLRASAINANQSSMLILQETCTDAAGSLVVYAPVDIPAMHVVMNGGDSAYVALLPSGFAIVPDGPDSRGPLANGPTSGNGSNGGSQRVGGSLLTVAFQILVNSLPTAKLTVESVETVNNLISCTVQKIKAALQCES, encoded by the exons aTGAGTTTTGGAGGTTTTCTTGAGAATAATATTAGTACTAGTTCTGGTGGTGGCGGTGCAAGAATCGTTGCTGATATCTCGTATACTAACAacgacaacaacaacaacaacaatatgCCCACCACTACCACACTTGCTCATCCTCGCCTTCTCAGCAGTACTCCTCAGCCTCTCTCCAAATCCATGTTCAATTCTCCTGGCCTCTCACTTGCCCTT CAACCGAATATAGACAATCAAGGAGGGGGGGATTTGCAACTGCAAAGAATGGGTGAAAGTTTTGAAGGGATAATTGGGAGAAGAAGCAGAGAAGATCTCCTAGAACACGAAAGCAGATCTGGAAGCGATAATATGGATGGAGCTTCTGGTGATGACCTTGATGCTGCCGACAACCCTCCCCGGAAAAAGAGATACCACCGACACACTCCTCAACAAATCCAAGAACTTGAATC TTTGTTCAAGGAGTGTCCTCATCCTGATGAGAAACAAAGACTGGAACTCAGCAAAAGACTTTGCTTGGAAACCAGACAAGTCAAGTTCTGGTTCCAAAATCGCCGTACCCAAATGAAG ACTCAATTGGAACGCCACGAGAACTCGTTGCTCAGGCAAGAAAACGACAAGCTTCGAGCTGAAAACATGTCCATTAGAGATGCAATGAGAAACCCAATTTGCACCAACTGTGGCGGTCCTGCAATAATTGGTGATATTTCTCTTGAAGAGCAGCACTTGAGGATCGAAAATGCCCGTTTAAAGGATGAGTTAGATCGAGTTTGTGCCCTTGCCGGCAAGTTTTTGGGGCGACCAGTTTCTTCAATGGGTCCTCCTCCAATGCCAAACTCAAGTTTAGAACTTGGTGTTGGTACCATTAATGGTTTTGGTGGTTTAAGCAGTACCGTGACCACAACATTGCCTGCTGATTTTGGAACTGGGATTTCTAATGCCTTGCCAGTTGTTATGCCTCCGAACAGATCAGGTCCCGGCGTTACAGGCCTCGATAGATCCATTGAAAGATCAATGTTTTTGGAGCTTGCTTTGGCTGCCATGGATGAATTGGTTAAAATGGCTCAAACTGATGAACCCCTTTGGATCAGAAGCTTTGAAGGATCAGGAAGACAAGTGCTGAACCATGAAGAATACTTGAGAACTTTCACTCCGTGCATTGGCTTGAAACCTAATGGCTTTGTCACGGAGGCTTCTAGGGAGACTGGCATGGTCATCATCAACAGCTTGGCTCTTGTTGAAACTTTGATGGACCCA AATCGATGGGCGGAGATGTTTCCTTGTATGATTGCCAGAACTGCAACAACTGATGTGATATCAAGTGGCATGGGAGGAACAAGGAATGGGGCACTCCAGTTG ATGCATGCCGAGCTTCAAGTACTATCACCTTTGGTCCCCGTACGTGAAGTTAATTTCCTCCGCTTTTGTAAGCAACATGCTGAAGGTGTATGGGCTGTCGTTGATGTTTCCATTGACACCATCCGAGAAACTTCTGGTGCTCCAGCTTTTGTTAATTGTAGGAGGCTTCCTTCTGGCTGTGTTGTGCAAGACATGCCTAATGGCTACTCAAAG GTGACATGGGTTGAGCATGCAGAATACGATGAAAGCCAAGTCCACCAACTCTACAAACCCTTGATAATCTCCGGAATGGGCTTCGGCGCCCAACGGTGGGTCGCCACCCTTCAAAGACAATGCGAGTGCCTAGCCATTCTCATGTCCACCAGCGTCTCCGCCAGAGATCACACCG CAATAACTGCGGGTGGGCGACGAAGCATGTTGAAGCTAGCACAGAGAATGACTGATAATTTCTGCGCTGGGGTGTGCGCTTCAACTGTCCACAAATGGAACAAGCTCAATGCTGGCAATGTCGATGAAGACGTTAGGGTTATGACCAGAAAGAGCGTTGACGATCCCGGTGAGCCTCCAGGAATCGTGTTAAGCGCTGCCACCTCCGTTTGGCTGCCGGTGTCTCCTCAAAGACTCTTCAATTTTCTACGTGATGAGCGGCTTAGAAGCGAGTGGGATATTTTGTCGAACGGTGGGCCCATGCAGGAGATGGCCCACATTGCTAAAGGACAAGATCACGGCAACTGCGTCTCCCTTCTACGTGCTAGT GCCATAAACGCAAACCAGAGCAGCATGTTGATACTACAGGAGACATGCACAGACGCCGCTGGGTCGCTTGTCGTCTACGCGCCCGTTGACATCCCGGCCATGCACGTGGTGATGAACGGTGGTGATTCTGCCTACGTGGCTCTCCTTCCTTCTGGATTTGCAATTGTTCCAGATGGTCCAGACTCACGAGGGCCCCTGGCTAATGGCCCCACAAGTGGGAATGGGAGCAACGGTGGGTCACAGAGAGTGGGTGGCTCGCTTTTAACAGTGGCCTTCCAAATCTTGGTGAATAGTCTTCCGACGGCCAAGCTTACGGTAGAATCTGTGGAGACGGTCAACAATCTAATATCATGCACTGTTCAGAAGATCAAGGCCGCTCTTCAATGTGAAAGCTGA
- the LOC102627611 gene encoding homeobox-leucine zipper protein ANTHOCYANINLESS 2 isoform X1, whose protein sequence is MSFGGFLENNISTSSGGGGARIVADISYTNNDNNNNNNMPTTTTLAHPRLLSSTPQPLSKSMFNSPGLSLALQQPNIDNQGGGDLQLQRMGESFEGIIGRRSREDLLEHESRSGSDNMDGASGDDLDAADNPPRKKRYHRHTPQQIQELESLFKECPHPDEKQRLELSKRLCLETRQVKFWFQNRRTQMKTQLERHENSLLRQENDKLRAENMSIRDAMRNPICTNCGGPAIIGDISLEEQHLRIENARLKDELDRVCALAGKFLGRPVSSMGPPPMPNSSLELGVGTINGFGGLSSTVTTTLPADFGTGISNALPVVMPPNRSGPGVTGLDRSIERSMFLELALAAMDELVKMAQTDEPLWIRSFEGSGRQVLNHEEYLRTFTPCIGLKPNGFVTEASRETGMVIINSLALVETLMDPNRWAEMFPCMIARTATTDVISSGMGGTRNGALQLMHAELQVLSPLVPVREVNFLRFCKQHAEGVWAVVDVSIDTIRETSGAPAFVNCRRLPSGCVVQDMPNGYSKVTWVEHAEYDESQVHQLYKPLIISGMGFGAQRWVATLQRQCECLAILMSTSVSARDHTAITAGGRRSMLKLAQRMTDNFCAGVCASTVHKWNKLNAGNVDEDVRVMTRKSVDDPGEPPGIVLSAATSVWLPVSPQRLFNFLRDERLRSEWDILSNGGPMQEMAHIAKGQDHGNCVSLLRASAINANQSSMLILQETCTDAAGSLVVYAPVDIPAMHVVMNGGDSAYVALLPSGFAIVPDGPDSRGPLANGPTSGNGSNGGSQRVGGSLLTVAFQILVNSLPTAKLTVESVETVNNLISCTVQKIKAALQCES, encoded by the exons aTGAGTTTTGGAGGTTTTCTTGAGAATAATATTAGTACTAGTTCTGGTGGTGGCGGTGCAAGAATCGTTGCTGATATCTCGTATACTAACAacgacaacaacaacaacaacaatatgCCCACCACTACCACACTTGCTCATCCTCGCCTTCTCAGCAGTACTCCTCAGCCTCTCTCCAAATCCATGTTCAATTCTCCTGGCCTCTCACTTGCCCTT CAGCAACCGAATATAGACAATCAAGGAGGGGGGGATTTGCAACTGCAAAGAATGGGTGAAAGTTTTGAAGGGATAATTGGGAGAAGAAGCAGAGAAGATCTCCTAGAACACGAAAGCAGATCTGGAAGCGATAATATGGATGGAGCTTCTGGTGATGACCTTGATGCTGCCGACAACCCTCCCCGGAAAAAGAGATACCACCGACACACTCCTCAACAAATCCAAGAACTTGAATC TTTGTTCAAGGAGTGTCCTCATCCTGATGAGAAACAAAGACTGGAACTCAGCAAAAGACTTTGCTTGGAAACCAGACAAGTCAAGTTCTGGTTCCAAAATCGCCGTACCCAAATGAAG ACTCAATTGGAACGCCACGAGAACTCGTTGCTCAGGCAAGAAAACGACAAGCTTCGAGCTGAAAACATGTCCATTAGAGATGCAATGAGAAACCCAATTTGCACCAACTGTGGCGGTCCTGCAATAATTGGTGATATTTCTCTTGAAGAGCAGCACTTGAGGATCGAAAATGCCCGTTTAAAGGATGAGTTAGATCGAGTTTGTGCCCTTGCCGGCAAGTTTTTGGGGCGACCAGTTTCTTCAATGGGTCCTCCTCCAATGCCAAACTCAAGTTTAGAACTTGGTGTTGGTACCATTAATGGTTTTGGTGGTTTAAGCAGTACCGTGACCACAACATTGCCTGCTGATTTTGGAACTGGGATTTCTAATGCCTTGCCAGTTGTTATGCCTCCGAACAGATCAGGTCCCGGCGTTACAGGCCTCGATAGATCCATTGAAAGATCAATGTTTTTGGAGCTTGCTTTGGCTGCCATGGATGAATTGGTTAAAATGGCTCAAACTGATGAACCCCTTTGGATCAGAAGCTTTGAAGGATCAGGAAGACAAGTGCTGAACCATGAAGAATACTTGAGAACTTTCACTCCGTGCATTGGCTTGAAACCTAATGGCTTTGTCACGGAGGCTTCTAGGGAGACTGGCATGGTCATCATCAACAGCTTGGCTCTTGTTGAAACTTTGATGGACCCA AATCGATGGGCGGAGATGTTTCCTTGTATGATTGCCAGAACTGCAACAACTGATGTGATATCAAGTGGCATGGGAGGAACAAGGAATGGGGCACTCCAGTTG ATGCATGCCGAGCTTCAAGTACTATCACCTTTGGTCCCCGTACGTGAAGTTAATTTCCTCCGCTTTTGTAAGCAACATGCTGAAGGTGTATGGGCTGTCGTTGATGTTTCCATTGACACCATCCGAGAAACTTCTGGTGCTCCAGCTTTTGTTAATTGTAGGAGGCTTCCTTCTGGCTGTGTTGTGCAAGACATGCCTAATGGCTACTCAAAG GTGACATGGGTTGAGCATGCAGAATACGATGAAAGCCAAGTCCACCAACTCTACAAACCCTTGATAATCTCCGGAATGGGCTTCGGCGCCCAACGGTGGGTCGCCACCCTTCAAAGACAATGCGAGTGCCTAGCCATTCTCATGTCCACCAGCGTCTCCGCCAGAGATCACACCG CAATAACTGCGGGTGGGCGACGAAGCATGTTGAAGCTAGCACAGAGAATGACTGATAATTTCTGCGCTGGGGTGTGCGCTTCAACTGTCCACAAATGGAACAAGCTCAATGCTGGCAATGTCGATGAAGACGTTAGGGTTATGACCAGAAAGAGCGTTGACGATCCCGGTGAGCCTCCAGGAATCGTGTTAAGCGCTGCCACCTCCGTTTGGCTGCCGGTGTCTCCTCAAAGACTCTTCAATTTTCTACGTGATGAGCGGCTTAGAAGCGAGTGGGATATTTTGTCGAACGGTGGGCCCATGCAGGAGATGGCCCACATTGCTAAAGGACAAGATCACGGCAACTGCGTCTCCCTTCTACGTGCTAGT GCCATAAACGCAAACCAGAGCAGCATGTTGATACTACAGGAGACATGCACAGACGCCGCTGGGTCGCTTGTCGTCTACGCGCCCGTTGACATCCCGGCCATGCACGTGGTGATGAACGGTGGTGATTCTGCCTACGTGGCTCTCCTTCCTTCTGGATTTGCAATTGTTCCAGATGGTCCAGACTCACGAGGGCCCCTGGCTAATGGCCCCACAAGTGGGAATGGGAGCAACGGTGGGTCACAGAGAGTGGGTGGCTCGCTTTTAACAGTGGCCTTCCAAATCTTGGTGAATAGTCTTCCGACGGCCAAGCTTACGGTAGAATCTGTGGAGACGGTCAACAATCTAATATCATGCACTGTTCAGAAGATCAAGGCCGCTCTTCAATGTGAAAGCTGA
- the LOC127901248 gene encoding probable pectin methyltransferase QUA3 produces the protein MGHLNLPASKRNARQWKLLDIVSATFFGLVLLFFLLVFTPLGDSLAASGRQALLMSTSDPRQRQRLVALIEAGHHVKPIESCPADSVDHMPCEDPRRNSQLSREMNFYRERHCPLPDQTPLCLIPPPRGYKIPVPWPESLSKIWHANMPYNKIADRKGHQGWMKESGPYFTFPGGGTMFADGADKYIDKLKQYIPITGGTLRTALDMGCGVASFGGSMLSENILTLSFAPRDSHKAQIQFALERGIPAFVAMLGTRRLPFPAFSFDIVHCSRCLIPFTAYNATYLIEVDRLLRPGGYLVISGPPVQWPKQDKEWADLQAVARALCYELIAVDGNTVIWKKPVGESCLSNQNEFGLELCDESDDPNYAWYFKLKKCVSGTSSVKGEYAVGTIPKWPQRLTKAPSRALVMKNGYDVFEADSRRWRRRVAYYKNTLNVKLGTPAIRNIMDMNAFFGGFAAALTSDPVWVMNVVPARKSSTLSVIYDRGLIGVYHDWCEPFSTYPRTYDLIHVSGIESLIKNPGSNKNSCSLVDLMVEMDRMLRPEGTVVVRDSPEVIDKVSRIANTVRWTAAVHDKEPGSNGREKILVATKSLWKLPS, from the exons ATGGGACACCTGAATTTACCCGCATCGAAACGCAACGCTCGACAATGGAAACTTCTAGACATCGTCTCCGCCACATTCTTCGGCTTAGtccttctcttctttctcctaGTCTTCACTCCACTCGGCGATTCACTCGCCGCCTCTGGTCGCCAAGCACTCCTCATGTCCACGTCGGATCCACGTCAGCGCCAGCGCCTTGTCGCTTTAATTGAGGCTGGTCACCACGTCAAACCCATCGAGTCCTGCCCCGCCGACTCCGTCGATCACATGCCTTGCGAAGATCCCAGGCGAAACAGCCAGCTTAGCAGAGAGATGAATTTTTATCGAGAAAGACATTGCCCTTTGCCCGATCAAACTCCTCTTTGTTTGATTCCGCCCCCTCGTGGTTATAAGATCCCTGTTCCTTGGCCTGAAAGCTTATCCAAG ATATGGCACGCCAACATGCCATACAATAAAATTGCGGACAGGAAGGGCCATCAGGGATGGATGAAAGAGAGTGGTCCATACTTCACGTTCCCGGGAGGTGGCACCATGTTTGCCGATGGAGCCGACAAAtacattgacaaacttaaacAGTATATACCTATCACTGGAGGAACTCTGAGGACTGCTCTTGATATGGGATGTGGG GTTGCTAGTTTTGGGGGATCTATGCTTTCGGAGAACATTTTAACCCTCTCGTTTGCTCCTAGGGACTCACATAAAGCACAGATACAATTTGCATTGGAAAGAGGGATACCGGCATTTGTTGCCATGCTTGGCACTCGCAGACTGCCTTTTCCTGCTTTCTCTTTTGATATTGTGCATTGCTCTCGTTGCTTGATCCCTTTTACAGCCTACA ATGCGACTTATCTTATCGAAGTGGATCGATTGCTTCGGCCAGGAGGATACTTAGTCATTTCTGGTCCCCCCGTACAATGGCCTAAACAAGACAAGGAGTGGGCAGATCTCCAGGCTGTTGCAAGAGCCTTGTGTTATGAGTTGATTGCTGTTGATGGAAACACTGTCATTTGGAAGAAGCCTGTTGGAGAATCATGTCTCTCTAatcaaaatgaatttggcCTTGAATTGTGTGATGAATCCGATGACCCTAATTATGCATG GTATTTCAAGTTAAAGAAATGTGTGAGTGGGACATCTTCTGTGAAGGGAGAATATGCTGTTGGGACTATCCCTAAGTGGCCGCAACGGCTAACAAAAGCGCCTTCCCGGGCATTGGTCATGAAAAATGGGTATGATGTATTTGAGGCTGACTCAAGACGATGGAGGAGAAGGGTTGCTTACTACAAGAATACTTTGAACGTGAAGCTAGGAACTCCAGCTATACGCAACATCATGGATATGAATGCATTTTTCGGAGGTTTTGCAGCAGCACTTACATCTGATCCTGTGTGGGTGATGAATGTCGTACCTGCTCGCAAATCATCAACTCTTAGTGTCATATATGACAGAGGCCTAATTGGAGTCTACCATGATTG GTGTGAACCGTTCTCAACATATCCTCGTACTTATGATCTGATCCATGTATCTGGAATCGAATCGCTGATAAAAAATCCAGGCTCCAACAAGAACAG TTGTAGCTTGGTAGATTTAATGGTGGAGATGGATAGAATGTTGCGGCCAGAGGGAACAGTTGTGGTTCGAGATTCTCCAGAAGTTATTGACAAAGTAAGTCGCATAGCTAATACTGTGAGGTGGACGGCTGCCGTACATGACAAAGAACCTGGATCAAACGGAAGAGAGAAAATTCTTGTTGCAACCAAAAGCCTTTGGAAGCTACCTTCATGA